The following is a genomic window from Desulfofarcimen acetoxidans DSM 771.
GCTAACAATGAAAAAGAACACGCAGAAAAGATTTTAAAACTGCTCAACGGTATTAAAGACAGTAAAGAAAACTTAAAATCCGCCGTGGATAAAGAATCCTATGAATACCACGATATGTACCCTGAATTTGAGAGAATAGCCAGAGAAGAAGGTAATGTGGAAGCAGCTAATCTCTTTAGATTGCTGCAGCAAGTGGAAAAGCGCCACGCCGAACGCTTTCAAAATCTTTTGGAGCAGTTGGAAAACGGTACTTTATTAAAGAAAGAGCAGACTGTTAAGTGGAAGTGCCGGGAGTGCGGCCATATTCATGAGGGTGCTGAACCACCAGGGAAATGCCCTCTTTGCGGGCATGACAAAATTTATTTTGAACTATATTCTGAAGTATTTTAAAACGGTCATAATTTTATTATTGCATTTATTCACCATATAAGATAAACTTTATTATTAGGACAAGAACGCTGAAATTATATTCTAATTAATATGTATATTCTGATTTTATTGAGGACCATGTAGTCTGGTGCTGTCTTTAGCGGTACAAATTCGTGGTCTTTTAATTTTAAAAACAGAGGTGAATAATATGTGTATGGAAAAAACCGATTGGGAAAGAGCTGTTGATTTTCACGGGCATTCCTGTCCCGGCCTGGCAACAGGTTTCAGGGTAGCGCAAATTGCTCTCTCCAGATTGAATGAGGTTCGCTCACCGGATGAAGAATTGGTTGCCATTGTAGAAAATGATGCCTGTGGTATAGATGCAATTATGCTTCTGACAGGTTGTACCCTGGGTAAAGGGAATCTTATTTACCGGGATTTAGGCAAACAAGTCTACACCTTTGGCAGTCGAAGCAGCGGCTTGGCTTTGCGTGTAGCAGTAAACAGTGAGTTATTGCATAACGCAACTCCTGAAGTAACAGCGTTGAGGACAAAGGTTTTTGGAGACACTGCAACCGAAGCAGAGCAGGAAGCCTTTAGTCAAATACAGAGACAAAAAATTGAGCAGATACTGAACATGCCTGCGGAAGATTTTTGTAATGTTGAAAAAATAAAGTTTTCCTTACCTGGTAAAGCCAGAATCTTTAACTCAGTAAAATGCCAGTCCTGCGGCGAATATGTTATGGAACCGAGAGCCAGAGTCAGAAACGGCGAGATTGTATGCATGTCTTGTGCGGACGAGTATTCACGAGGGTGGTAGGATTGCAGTAAATTAGAGCTTGATATTGACGAAAATTAATTATTAGCTTATTATAGCTATAATTGAATAAACCTGCTGGGGGAGCTTTATGCTGAGAGGATTTGCTGTGTCCGACCCTTTGAACCTGTAGGGTTAATGCCTGCGTAGGGAAGCAACAGTCATACTTAAAAATTTGATGGCTAAAAAGTGCTTTCTATTAGTTGGGAAGCACTTTTTTTATTGCAGCAAATTATTTGAGAATTTTATCCTGCCGCTACTTTCTGAGGACTAAAAAATAAGTTGGTTAATCACGTAAGAAAATATTAAGCTATAGGAGTTAAAAGCAAAAGGTCTGTTCTAAAGGAGATGAGCTTATAAATGAAAACCGCATTGACTATAGCAGGATCTGATTCCGGAGGCGGGGCCGGAATACAGGCTGATTTAAAAACCTTTGCTGCCTTTCAGGTGTTTGGCCTTAGCGCCATAACAGCTATAACGGCACAAAACACTATGGGAGTTTTTGCTGTACAGGAGGTTAAGCCGGAAATAATAGCCGCTCAAATAGACTGTCTGTTTGAAGACATGGATATTGATGCGGTTAAAATCGGTATGGTATCGGATACGGAAATAATTAAAACAATTTCAGCAGCTTTAAAAAGAAATAATGCCGGCAACGTAGTCCTGGATCCGGTAATGATCTCGAAGAGCGGCTATAAACTGTTAAAGCCTGAGGCTATAGAAGAATTAATTAGAAGTCTTTTCCCGCTGGCCGGAGTGCTGACTCCTAATCTGGTGGAAGCAGAAGAAATTACCGGACAGAAGATAAAAAATCCTGACGATATGCAAACCGCTGCCGAAAAGATACATGCGATGGGAGTAAAAGCTGTGGTAATTAAAGGCGGTCACCTGAAAAGCAGCCCGGTTGATGTTTTCTATGATGGCAGCAGCTTTTTAAGTCTGCGGGGAGAGTTTATCAACAGCAAAAACACGCACGGTACAGGCTGTACCTTTTCTTCAGCCATAGCTGCCTGCCTGGCGCAAGGAAAATCGCTGCCGGAGGCTGTAACGGAAGCCAAGGAGTATATTACCGGAGCAATTCAAAACTCTTTGGACATAGGCAAAGGTGTGGGACCCACTCATCATTTCTATAAATTTTATTAAAGATATATTACTAAAAGAAGGTGCATAAGTTTGTTAAAGGAAGCTTGCAGGGTTATTCAGCAAGTTCGTGAGAAAAAACCTCTGGTTCATGCTATCACTAATTATGTTACAGTGAATGATTGCGCCAATATTTTGCTCGGGTTTGGCGCCTCACCGGCTATGGTTGAAATAATTGAGGAAGTTGAGGGTTTTACTGCCATAGCCCAAAGTCTTTATATTAACATAGGTACCCTGGCCGGCGAGCAAAAAAGCTCCATACTTTTGGCTGCAGCCAGAGCCTCTGAGCTGCATATACCTGTAGTCATAGACCCGGTCGGGGTAGGGGCCATACCTTCACGGGCGGATTATGTATTGAACCTATTGAAAAACTATAATATTTCCATAGTTAAAGGAAATCTGGGTGAAATAAAAGTTTTGGCCGGTCTAGATGCCAGCGTAAGGGGTGTTGATTCTATTGATGACGGGGCAGGGGCTGTAGATGCCTGCCGCACGCTGGCTGAAAAATATAATACAGTAGTAGTGGCTTCAGGTGTGCAGGATATTATTTCGGACGGTAAAAGGGTTGCCCTGGTGGATAACGGTACCTCTTTATTATCCCTGATTACAGGTTCAGGCTGTATGCTGGGGGCACTGGCGGCAGCTGCCGCGGCTGTGGAAAAAGAAGACTTCTTGAAAGCAGCCGCGACAGCAGTTCTGGCTATGGGCTTATCCGGTGAAACAGCTGCCGGTTTACTGTCAGGTGAGGTGCTTCCCGGCACTTTCAGAATAAAACTGTTCGATCAGATTTACAGTTTATCAGAGCAGGTTATTCTGGAAAAGGGTAAGTTGTCATGGTTATAGATAAAACAGATTACAGCCTTTACCCGGTGACTGAACGAGCCATTTTAAAGGACTGTGATTTATAGGTGGAGAGCTTAACAATGTCTAGAAACTTTTTTATAGATTTTGACGGCACGATCACAGAGCAGGATGTAGTCTTTACCATGATTAAAACTTTCTGCCGCGAAGGCTGGCAGGAAATAAACGGCCGGTGGGAGCGAGGCGAGATCAGTACAGAACAATGTGCACAGAAGACGTTCAATCTGATGTCGGCCGGCCGGGAAGATATTTTAAACCTGGCCTCAGCTATAAAAATTGACCCGTATTTTCCGGAGTTTCTCAGGCTTTGCCGGCAAAACAAAGAAAATGTGGTTATTCTCAGTGACGGCTATGATTTAATAATCGCGCATATATTGAAAAAGGCCGGAATTGAGCTGCCTTTCTATGCCAACAGGCTGCTTGTGGAGGGCAACCGTTTTTCCATTGCCTGTACTCATCATAACAAAGACTGCGGCAGGTGCGGCACCTGTAAAACAGGTCTTCTGCACAGGCTAAAGGAGAAAAACAGCCGCACCGTGTTTGTGGGAGACGGTTATTCTGACACCTGTGTAGCCAGAGAAGCAGATATTATCCTGGCTAAGGAGCCGCTATTGGGCTACTGCCTGAATAACGATATTCCGGCTTTGCCTATAAATAATTTTTCGGATGTTATAAAGCTGTTGCCTGAATTGTAGGCAGCGTTTAATTTTCATTCATTTGTGGCTGTAGATCTTGTAAATCAGTGAGAGTTCACTATATTAACAACTTCACCACTTAAAGCATCAATCGTAACCCATTTAGCAAGTTGAAGTTCGAAAGGTTGATTATCGCTAGTTATTATACTCTTAGTTGTTTGCAATTCTACAATCCATATCAATTGGTTTCCCCTACCATATTGCAATTTGGCATCACTCTTATTTGGGGCAAATTCAGCTTGGCCTTTAGCAATTTTGATTGCTTCATCTTTTGCAATAGAAGGTGTAGAGGTTGCAGTGAAATTTTCAAAAACTGCCGAGTGATAACTGATAATTGCACCATTTTCAGGATCAACCTGAACAACTACCAAGTTTGGAGTATTAAGATTATTTATTTGTTCCCTCCACTCAAACCGATATTCTTTATAAGACATCCGGTCAATTAACTTATCTTCTTTAAGAACCATGTTTTTCCCTAATTTAAAAGCGGAGGAATAGTTTTTTGCAAACTTTTCTGCAATATTTTTTGCTTCCGCTAAATCCACCTTTTTATTTTGTGGTTTTATCCCTTTAGTAAATGTTGCCGAAAGTATTTCGCCATTTACTGCATCAACTCTAAACGTATCTCCATTATTATTTTGAAGGAAATAACGTGGGTGATATTTTTTCTCTCCTTGAGGTATAAGTTCCACTTTTTCAAAATCTGCGGTTTGGTCCTCCAATAATTGTTTAACCTTATACTTTGCAGTATTTTCATCAATTTTTGTTATATTATAAACTTTTTGATTGACAGTTATTCCTTCTTGCGCTGACACAAGTTTGGAGACAGCAACTCCACCGCTAAAAATTAGTGTTAGGGTTATCAACCAAATGCTTATTCTACGTAACATATTTTATCGCTCCCTTCATTTTAGCGAATCAAGGAATAGTAGTGGAACCATATGCTGCTTGTGAAACCGTTTCCCCCAGTGTCATATAGTTCCAGAAATACGAACTCCAATTAACCTGACCAAGAATTACGGTAAAGCCCAGTGATGAATCTACACCATGATTGTTACTTGCATATGAAGGTTGCTGAAGAAGACTCCCAAAAGTGGTATTTAGTGATTGATGTTTTCAACTGTCATGCCAAAACTACTAAGCATATTTTTATATTTAGGAATAAACTCTTCAATTGTGTACATTCCTAGATTTTTAATTTTAAACAGTTCAGGCCTTGCAGTTATCGGTATAATATACTCTTTGTTGTTTTGTCTTATATGGATTCCGTCAAAATAATATGCTGTTATACGAGAAATTTTATTAACTTTTTCAATATTATACTCCGATTTTAAATATTCTCGTACAGCATCATCATCGGAATAGAATTTTAACAGATCATTATTAAATCTTTTACCTGCAGATACAATACTCCAGTTATCTTTTTCTTTTCCTACGGTAATAGTATTTAAAATATTACCATCATTGTCTAATAGGGGGATCTCCCAAAAATAGCTTTTATCTATACAGCCGGAAATATTTTTGTTATTTTTGAATGATGAAAATATATCTCCTAACTGATAAACTTTATAAGGCTTACCATACTCCTTGGGAACCTCTTCTTTGGAGTTAAAACCAAAAGCGTCATAATTTTCAATTAGCATTCTTTGTGTATCAGCATAGTTATTCTTTAGAACCCCTTGGATAATTTCTTTGTCTTGACCGGAGTTATCAAAATTACTTTCCGAAAGACATTCAGAAACATATTTTTCTTTGTCCAGAGCAAATGATATAAAACCAGTAACAACAGAAATCATTACTAATACAATAATAATTAGTTTTTTCATAGTAATTTATCCCGCCCATTATTTTCAGTAGGCATATCCAGACACATTCACCTCCTTATGGGAGATTTCCGAGCTTCAATATGTTTACTAATGGTCTCAGAGCTGACATTACCGGCAGTGCCGACATAGTAATCTCTGCTCCATAACCCGCTGACCCGGAAATATTTCTTTTTAACCCAAGGATAAGCGGCAAATATTCTGTCAGCGGTAATTCTCCTAAGCATTCTTACAATTTCAGTGGGAGCTACGGTAGATGGAGCAGAGATGAATATGTGCAAGTGGTCCGGTAATTGCTTTGCAACGGTACTTTTGGCAAAACATGATATGATAGTTGATATTATAAACCCAATGGTTTGTTTTTCTTTCAATGATTCAATTATACAGTAGGGGAAGTATTTGTGTATATACTTGTCGCCCTACCGGGCGATCGCTCCTTTCATCCCACGGGACGAATGCGTGGGTTTTCAGGAGCGATTTTCTATAAAGGTCTTTGATAATCAGTATAGGGTTGCATCAGGACAATGGGTTGCTTTGTAAAACTGATTTCCTGTCAACACAGTGCTGTAGCTCATGAGAGGGTGTAAGACGATATATAAATTTAGCTACATCGTTAATATAACATGGTGCTTCTTCCCGTCATCATGTAATTCAATATAAGGGCCTTTCTTGGTGTCCAGACTTTTCAAATCCATATCCTCTCCATTAATTTGTAACGTACTGACTTCACTGGATTTGCCGGACGGGTTTTTGACCGAAATAAGATAGTGTGTCTTGCCAAAACGGTAGTTGACGGAAAACTCCGGCCACTCGGCGGGAATGCAGGGGCGAAGGTAGAGTTTTTTGCCTTGCCGGCGTAAACCCAGTATCCACTCTACTCCTGCCTGGTACATCCAACCGGCGGCACCGGTGTACCAGGTCCAGCCCGCTCGTCCTTTATGAGGGTCCGCAGTATAAACGTCTGCCGCCATGACGTAGGGCTCTCCGGTGTACTGGCGCACTTCATTGGTTGTGCGCGTGTGAGTTAAAGGATTCAGCATTTGAAACAACTCCAGCGCCTTGTCTCCTCTGCCCAGCTTGCACCAGGCGATAATGCTCCAGATAGCACCATGCGTGTACTGAGCCCCGTTTTCACGGATCCCTGGTGGGTAACCCTGAATATAACCGGGACTGGGATCTGTATGATCAAAAGGCGGTGTCAAAAGGCGCACCACGGAAATATCCCTGTCCACAAGTTCCCGGTCAAAGGATTGCATTGCCCTTAGCGCCTTTTCTTTGGGCGCGGCTCCGGAAATCACTGACCAGGATTGGGCGATGGCATCAATACGGCATTCCTGGTTATGAACAGATCCCAACCATTGCCCGGCGTCAGTGAAAGCCCGCCTGTACCACTGACCGTCCCAGGCATGTTTATCCAGATTCAAGGACAACTGCTGCCGCGCATTCCGGTAGCGGTTGGCCCGTTTGCTGTCACCGCGCTGCCGGCAAAGCTCCCTGATTCTGTCCAAGACATCACTGAGAAACCAGCCCAGCCAGACACTTTCGCCACGACCTTCAGCACCCACGCGGCTCAGGCCGTCGTTCCAGTCACCAATTCCGATCAGAGGCAGCCCGTGTTCACCGAAACGCTGCAAGGACCTGTCAATGGCCAGCAGGCAGTGCTCAAAGACGGTACTCTTTTTCTCAGAGCTTTGTGTCGTTTCGTAGCGTTCATATTCACCCGCACGCAAGGTCTCACTTTGCAGAAATTCTACCGGTTCATCAAGCACACTGTCGTCTCCCGTGTGCTCCACATAGCGGGCAACTGCATAGGGCAGCCAGAGCAAGTCGTCGGAAAAGTCAGTACGGATGCCTTGCTGAGTTTCTTCATGCCACCAGTGCTGTACATCGCCTTCTTCGAACTGATGCGCGGC
Proteins encoded in this region:
- a CDS encoding rubrerythrin family protein; protein product: MTTKTENNLKAAYAGESQARNYYTFWAGVARKEGWLKVAEIFEETANNEKEHAEKILKLLNGIKDSKENLKSAVDKESYEYHDMYPEFERIAREEGNVEAANLFRLLQQVEKRHAERFQNLLEQLENGTLLKKEQTVKWKCRECGHIHEGAEPPGKCPLCGHDKIYFELYSEVF
- a CDS encoding FmdE family protein, producing the protein MCMEKTDWERAVDFHGHSCPGLATGFRVAQIALSRLNEVRSPDEELVAIVENDACGIDAIMLLTGCTLGKGNLIYRDLGKQVYTFGSRSSGLALRVAVNSELLHNATPEVTALRTKVFGDTATEAEQEAFSQIQRQKIEQILNMPAEDFCNVEKIKFSLPGKARIFNSVKCQSCGEYVMEPRARVRNGEIVCMSCADEYSRGW
- the thiD gene encoding bifunctional hydroxymethylpyrimidine kinase/phosphomethylpyrimidine kinase yields the protein MKTALTIAGSDSGGGAGIQADLKTFAAFQVFGLSAITAITAQNTMGVFAVQEVKPEIIAAQIDCLFEDMDIDAVKIGMVSDTEIIKTISAALKRNNAGNVVLDPVMISKSGYKLLKPEAIEELIRSLFPLAGVLTPNLVEAEEITGQKIKNPDDMQTAAEKIHAMGVKAVVIKGGHLKSSPVDVFYDGSSFLSLRGEFINSKNTHGTGCTFSSAIAACLAQGKSLPEAVTEAKEYITGAIQNSLDIGKGVGPTHHFYKFY
- the thiM gene encoding hydroxyethylthiazole kinase, which encodes MLKEACRVIQQVREKKPLVHAITNYVTVNDCANILLGFGASPAMVEIIEEVEGFTAIAQSLYINIGTLAGEQKSSILLAAARASELHIPVVIDPVGVGAIPSRADYVLNLLKNYNISIVKGNLGEIKVLAGLDASVRGVDSIDDGAGAVDACRTLAEKYNTVVVASGVQDIISDGKRVALVDNGTSLLSLITGSGCMLGALAAAAAAVEKEDFLKAAATAVLAMGLSGETAAGLLSGEVLPGTFRIKLFDQIYSLSEQVILEKGKLSWL
- a CDS encoding MtnX-like HAD-IB family phosphatase translates to MSRNFFIDFDGTITEQDVVFTMIKTFCREGWQEINGRWERGEISTEQCAQKTFNLMSAGREDILNLASAIKIDPYFPEFLRLCRQNKENVVILSDGYDLIIAHILKKAGIELPFYANRLLVEGNRFSIACTHHNKDCGRCGTCKTGLLHRLKEKNSRTVFVGDGYSDTCVAREADIILAKEPLLGYCLNNDIPALPINNFSDVIKLLPEL
- a CDS encoding YcdB/YcdC domain-containing protein, which translates into the protein MLRRISIWLITLTLIFSGGVAVSKLVSAQEGITVNQKVYNITKIDENTAKYKVKQLLEDQTADFEKVELIPQGEKKYHPRYFLQNNNGDTFRVDAVNGEILSATFTKGIKPQNKKVDLAEAKNIAEKFAKNYSSAFKLGKNMVLKEDKLIDRMSYKEYRFEWREQINNLNTPNLVVVQVDPENGAIISYHSAVFENFTATSTPSIAKDEAIKIAKGQAEFAPNKSDAKLQYGRGNQLIWIVELQTTKSIITSDNQPFELQLAKWVTIDALSGEVVNIVNSH
- the tnpA gene encoding IS200/IS605 family transposase — protein: MKEKQTIGFIISTIISCFAKSTVAKQLPDHLHIFISAPSTVAPTEIVRMLRRITADRIFAAYPWVKKKYFRVSGLWSRDYYVGTAGNVSSETISKHIEARKSPIRR